In the genome of Nitrospira sp. MA-1, one region contains:
- a CDS encoding prepilin-type N-terminal cleavage/methylation domain-containing protein, producing MNANIHERYPVGVCLRDQRGFSLLEVLMALVVVFMALLGFAGYSVVAHTGMSASEKMTRAVTLAQEKIEDVRRGGVPISLTDPWINSEPYGSIAGAMHHQRTVIIQPHTPLAGLHTVTVEVRWDHDAHSTALTTFLTR from the coding sequence ATGAACGCCAACATTCATGAGCGATATCCGGTAGGGGTGTGTCTTCGTGATCAACGAGGGTTCTCTTTATTAGAAGTGCTCATGGCTTTGGTGGTGGTTTTCATGGCACTCCTTGGTTTTGCAGGCTATTCCGTTGTTGCCCATACAGGCATGTCCGCAAGTGAAAAAATGACCAGAGCTGTCACACTCGCCCAGGAAAAAATAGAAGACGTGCGTCGGGGTGGAGTGCCTATTTCGTTAACCGACCCATGGATCAATTCAGAACCCTATGGCTCGATTGCCGGTGCGATGCATCATCAACGCACAGTCATCATTCAACCGCACACTCCATTAGCCGGGTTGCACACGGTCACCGTCGAAGTGCGATGGGACCATGATGCGCATTCCACCGCACTGACCACCTTTCTCACCCGGTAA
- a CDS encoding pyruvate ferredoxin oxidoreductase, with protein MYLVANIDIDICAATSCKLCTQYCPEANTIQYDTEAGKDRGLKYGSAYVAVDRCKGCAQCVWVCDNMAKHHAIKMEMIDQIGDAALTENISYLEKNTKAVLASPLKG; from the coding sequence ATGTATCTTGTTGCAAATATAGATATAGATATTTGTGCTGCAACCAGCTGTAAGTTGTGCACACAATACTGTCCGGAAGCCAATACGATTCAGTATGATACGGAAGCGGGAAAGGACAGGGGTTTAAAGTATGGATCGGCCTATGTGGCCGTTGATCGTTGTAAGGGTTGCGCACAATGCGTCTGGGTTTGTGACAATATGGCCAAGCACCATGCCATTAAAATGGAAATGATCGATCAAATCGGGGATGCTGCACTCACTGAAAATATTTCCTACTTGGAAAAAAATACCAAAGCGGTTCTTGCTAGTCCGTTAAAGGGATAA
- a CDS encoding response regulator transcription factor: MTNQLKPEKLDMPPIKRKRPEALTQREQEILQLIWSGLKNKEIAQQLKISVKTVEAHRANMMKKVRVSNAAQLLNAAIQEGLIQIK; encoded by the coding sequence ATGACCAACCAACTGAAACCGGAAAAATTGGACATGCCGCCTATTAAGCGAAAACGCCCGGAGGCGCTGACTCAACGCGAGCAAGAAATCCTGCAACTCATCTGGTCAGGATTGAAGAATAAAGAAATTGCACAGCAGTTAAAAATTAGCGTCAAAACAGTCGAAGCCCACCGGGCCAATATGATGAAGAAAGTTCGGGTTTCTAATGCCGCCCAACTGCTCAATGCCGCAATTCAGGAAGGCCTGATTCAGATAAAATAG
- a CDS encoding transketolase C-terminal domain-containing protein, producing the protein MFSEAPREREFITGSECAKEAVRRSNVDMSVAYPITPQSETLQLIGVLYGEGYVKEFYRGEEEYGVMSAIAGASRAGVRAFTATAGPGTLRGLEPIVSWAGHRLPAVCMFTCRVVNAPLAIQPDNIEIAYLLNSGMLVFHAENQQDLFDFIMKGFIISEKNDVTLPVGVCCDGFFVTHARGYCAMPDRSLKLPPRDPYRGSVPVLDAENPPARLSRDAPVQKSNFMAYNIHAVWQQEVWAGVERSRKYINQYMDGLLEAQDVEDADVLLVASGSAAAQSREAVRQCQEKGIKAGLIKIRSLRPFPTNELRKLCGNAKLIVIPEFNYVGWLAKDVATAIYGFSNAKIVAGPHVYGGMSMPVEMITDEVECGLTGKKSNTVPPSAIMGAADPKAVAEFMKSI; encoded by the coding sequence ATGTTTTCGGAAGCTCCTCGTGAACGGGAATTTATTACCGGTAGTGAATGTGCAAAAGAAGCAGTGAGACGTTCAAATGTAGATATGTCCGTGGCCTACCCTATTACCCCGCAAAGCGAAACATTACAGTTAATTGGGGTTTTGTATGGAGAAGGGTATGTGAAGGAATTCTATCGAGGCGAAGAAGAGTATGGTGTCATGTCGGCAATTGCCGGGGCCTCGCGCGCGGGTGTTCGAGCCTTTACGGCCACTGCAGGTCCTGGAACATTACGAGGTCTTGAACCCATCGTTTCGTGGGCTGGTCACCGTCTTCCCGCCGTTTGCATGTTTACCTGCAGAGTCGTCAATGCTCCGCTGGCTATCCAACCCGATAATATTGAAATTGCCTATCTTTTAAATAGCGGAATGCTCGTTTTTCATGCTGAAAATCAACAGGACCTGTTCGATTTTATTATGAAGGGCTTTATTATCAGTGAAAAAAATGATGTCACGCTCCCGGTAGGGGTTTGTTGTGATGGATTTTTTGTGACTCATGCTCGCGGATATTGTGCGATGCCGGATCGTAGCCTTAAGCTCCCACCTCGAGATCCTTACCGAGGGTCGGTACCGGTCCTGGATGCGGAGAACCCTCCAGCTCGACTGTCTCGTGATGCTCCAGTTCAAAAATCTAATTTTATGGCCTATAATATTCACGCGGTGTGGCAGCAGGAAGTATGGGCTGGCGTTGAACGTTCACGGAAATATATTAATCAATATATGGATGGATTGTTAGAAGCCCAGGACGTGGAAGACGCAGATGTTCTCCTTGTAGCTTCTGGGAGTGCAGCCGCCCAATCTCGCGAAGCAGTTCGACAATGTCAGGAAAAAGGTATTAAAGCTGGATTGATCAAAATTCGTTCCTTGCGACCTTTTCCAACAAATGAACTGAGGAAGCTGTGTGGTAATGCCAAGCTTATAGTCATTCCCGAGTTTAATTATGTCGGGTGGTTAGCTAAAGATGTAGCTACGGCAATTTATGGATTCTCCAACGCAAAAATTGTGGCTGGCCCACATGTCTACGGGGGAATGTCGATGCCGGTTGAAATGATTACGGATGAAGTGGAATGTGGTCTGACTGGTAAAAAGTCCAATACAGTTCCTCCTTCAGCCATTATGGGTGCGGCCGATCCGAAGGCCGTTGCAGAATTTATGAAAAGTATTTAA
- a CDS encoding GspH/FimT family pseudopilin, which yields MKRSLWCTRGFTLTELIIVLGIIGVVLMLAQTWLVSQLPHWRLNGATRQVTSDLLGAKMKAVVERNRQRVFFQDSHRYELLDDDNNNGKSDPGEHLVTRDIQESYRDVKLTASNNPSFLPRGTASSLASITLSNSAGKRIITVSITGRVKVKS from the coding sequence TTGAAGAGGTCTCTTTGGTGTACCAGAGGTTTTACCCTCACTGAATTGATTATCGTGCTTGGCATTATCGGGGTCGTCTTGATGTTAGCCCAAACCTGGTTGGTATCCCAGTTACCTCATTGGCGATTGAATGGAGCAACCAGACAGGTGACCTCCGACCTTTTAGGAGCAAAAATGAAGGCGGTGGTTGAGCGGAATAGGCAACGAGTCTTCTTTCAGGATAGTCATCGGTATGAGTTATTGGATGATGATAACAATAATGGAAAGTCCGACCCAGGTGAGCATCTTGTCACTCGCGATATTCAAGAAAGCTATCGAGATGTCAAATTGACGGCATCCAACAATCCCTCCTTTCTGCCAAGAGGAACGGCGTCCAGCTTAGCTTCTATTACACTTTCCAATTCTGCCGGAAAGCGAATTATTACCGTCAGCATTACCGGACGGGTAAAAGTGAAGTCTTAA
- the rlmB gene encoding 23S rRNA (guanosine(2251)-2'-O)-methyltransferase RlmB yields the protein MAPHDGSDEPPATVYGFHAVLESLHSQSRPVQRIWTLRADGRFLPIVKLARERGISLAVESRERLDRLAGDRHHQGVVAQVSAKEYLEGEELLDLLSLRPIPALLVVLDQIQDPHNLGAIVRSVEAAGGDGIVIPKHRAVGLTGGVAKSSAGALEHVSIARVANTGKFLETCQKRDIRTVALVPEGVEPYSEVDYLEPVALVFGSEGEGIRPIVLKKCDQQVRIPMFGKMNSLNLSVAVAVTLFEAVRQRTQKR from the coding sequence ATGGCACCACACGATGGAAGCGATGAACCCCCGGCAACGGTGTACGGGTTTCATGCGGTTCTAGAATCTCTCCACTCGCAGTCTCGGCCCGTCCAACGAATTTGGACTCTTCGGGCTGATGGCCGATTTCTTCCCATTGTAAAATTGGCAAGGGAACGTGGTATTTCCCTGGCCGTCGAATCACGGGAGCGTTTAGATCGCTTAGCTGGTGATCGACATCATCAGGGCGTGGTAGCTCAGGTTTCCGCCAAAGAGTATCTGGAGGGAGAGGAGTTGCTGGACCTCCTTTCTCTTAGACCGATTCCTGCCTTATTAGTGGTGTTAGATCAAATTCAGGATCCACATAATTTAGGCGCGATTGTCCGTTCGGTAGAGGCGGCCGGTGGAGATGGAATTGTTATCCCTAAGCACCGGGCCGTGGGGCTGACGGGGGGGGTTGCCAAATCATCCGCTGGAGCTTTAGAGCATGTCTCAATTGCGCGGGTAGCCAATACGGGGAAGTTTCTCGAAACATGTCAGAAGCGGGACATCAGGACCGTGGCATTGGTCCCGGAAGGAGTTGAACCCTATTCAGAGGTCGACTACCTGGAGCCTGTCGCACTGGTGTTTGGAAGTGAAGGAGAAGGAATCCGGCCGATTGTCCTGAAAAAATGCGACCAACAAGTGAGGATACCGATGTTTGGAAAAATGAACTCGCTGAATTTGTCAGTTGCCGTAGCAGTGACACTCTTTGAGGCAGTTCGCCAACGGACTCAGAAACGATAA
- a CDS encoding DedA family protein, which yields MDLVKQLYDWMLSWADSPYGVPALFGLALAESSFFPLPPDVLLIAMTLGSPVNAWWFATVATVGSVLGGALGYGIGWYGGQPVLKKIMGQDRMDLVHQYFQRYEGWAILIAGFTPIPYKIFTIGAGAFYVDFKTFMVASIVSRGGRFFLVAGAIQFFGPWIKDSIEKYFNLFSIVFIVLLILGFWIVKHQGQKLAQKTST from the coding sequence ATGGACTTGGTCAAACAATTATATGACTGGATGCTGTCCTGGGCTGATTCGCCCTATGGAGTTCCTGCACTCTTTGGCTTGGCTTTAGCCGAATCCTCATTCTTCCCGCTCCCTCCTGATGTGTTATTAATTGCCATGACGCTTGGCAGTCCTGTAAATGCCTGGTGGTTTGCCACGGTGGCTACAGTTGGGTCAGTTCTTGGAGGGGCTTTGGGTTATGGTATTGGTTGGTATGGAGGGCAACCCGTTTTAAAAAAAATCATGGGGCAAGATCGAATGGATCTTGTGCATCAGTATTTTCAACGGTATGAAGGCTGGGCAATCCTTATTGCCGGATTCACCCCAATCCCTTATAAAATTTTTACGATAGGGGCCGGAGCCTTTTATGTTGATTTCAAAACCTTTATGGTGGCTTCGATAGTGAGTCGAGGCGGGCGTTTTTTTCTGGTGGCGGGCGCCATTCAATTCTTCGGCCCATGGATAAAAGATAGCATCGAAAAATATTTCAATCTTTTCTCAATCGTATTCATCGTTCTGTTGATCCTGGGTTTTTGGATTGTGAAACATCAGGGACAAAAACTAGCACAAAAGACTTCTACCTGA
- a CDS encoding 2-oxoacid:acceptor oxidoreductase family protein produces the protein MAIRYNIRMAGVGGQGVVTASHIFSTAVINAGGESTIVPFYGSEKRMAPVESYVRVSNEPIYEIGEITFPHILMIFHPQCITHGKSYTNPFYYGLKNEGVVLINSNIPMNLEPDQAAELKELNAKIYYLPATQMSLDVAGIDLATNMAMVGAIGAITGLSTLEASGTAVKDRFLGKGFVVSGGTAALDSVVERKFKKKAELIEKNLAVVKAGWDYAVDNGWTLGASSMADQTTSAAAAKAAKASV, from the coding sequence ATGGCTATTCGTTATAACATTCGTATGGCAGGAGTTGGTGGCCAGGGGGTGGTGACTGCATCCCACATTTTTAGCACGGCGGTCATTAATGCTGGAGGGGAGAGCACCATCGTTCCGTTTTATGGGTCTGAAAAGCGAATGGCTCCAGTGGAGAGTTATGTGCGGGTCTCGAATGAGCCAATTTACGAAATTGGAGAAATTACCTTTCCTCATATTCTCATGATCTTTCATCCGCAGTGCATCACCCATGGAAAGAGTTATACGAATCCTTTCTATTATGGGTTAAAAAATGAGGGAGTTGTTCTTATCAATAGCAACATACCTATGAATCTTGAACCGGATCAAGCTGCGGAATTGAAAGAACTAAATGCAAAAATATATTACCTCCCGGCCACACAGATGTCGCTAGATGTGGCCGGAATTGATTTGGCCACCAACATGGCTATGGTTGGAGCAATCGGGGCAATTACGGGACTTTCGACTTTAGAGGCCTCGGGTACGGCTGTGAAAGACCGATTTCTTGGAAAAGGTTTTGTGGTGTCAGGCGGAACTGCCGCATTGGATAGTGTAGTGGAAAGAAAGTTCAAGAAAAAAGCAGAATTGATTGAAAAAAACTTAGCGGTGGTGAAGGCTGGTTGGGATTACGCCGTCGACAATGGTTGGACATTGGGAGCTTCCTCAATGGCCGACCAAACAACTAGTGCTGCAGCAGCCAAAGCAGCAAAGGCTTCGGTCTAA
- a CDS encoding A24 family peptidase — protein sequence MFHWIVWPSVFILGTIFGSFLTVCVHRVPKGQSVVAPRSACPHCGRQICWYDNVPLLSFVWLLGRCRSCHGDIPPRYPIIELANGLGYLLVVWRFGLTWPTLVYAGLVSVFLVVAWIDWDHKIIPDVITLPGIVVGFLCASFLLPTGWGNSLVGILVGGGFLLALAWVSPFLFGKEGIGGGDIKFLAMVGAFLGWQQAILTLMVGSVVGAVIGIVLLATRVLQKGQYIPFGPYLALGGLIAVVWGTELWHWYFHGLL from the coding sequence ATGTTTCACTGGATTGTTTGGCCGAGCGTCTTTATTCTGGGAACGATCTTTGGAAGTTTTTTGACAGTATGTGTGCACAGAGTACCAAAGGGACAATCAGTGGTGGCTCCTCGGTCGGCATGTCCTCATTGCGGAAGGCAGATATGCTGGTATGACAATGTTCCTCTTTTGAGCTTTGTCTGGTTGCTGGGGAGGTGTCGTTCTTGCCATGGGGATATACCCCCAAGGTATCCCATTATTGAGTTGGCCAATGGCTTAGGCTATCTCCTGGTGGTGTGGCGGTTTGGGCTTACGTGGCCAACGCTTGTGTATGCGGGATTAGTATCAGTGTTCCTTGTGGTGGCCTGGATTGATTGGGACCACAAAATCATTCCGGATGTGATTACATTGCCGGGAATTGTGGTTGGCTTCTTATGCGCATCTTTCCTGTTACCGACAGGCTGGGGCAATTCGCTTGTGGGTATTTTAGTGGGGGGCGGGTTTTTACTAGCTCTTGCGTGGGTCAGCCCCTTCTTGTTCGGGAAAGAAGGCATTGGGGGAGGCGATATAAAATTTTTGGCCATGGTTGGAGCTTTTTTGGGATGGCAACAGGCCATACTCACCTTGATGGTGGGATCAGTGGTGGGAGCGGTTATCGGGATAGTGTTGCTGGCCACGAGGGTTCTTCAAAAAGGCCAATACATTCCTTTCGGACCCTATTTAGCGCTCGGGGGCCTGATCGCGGTGGTATGGGGAACGGAATTATGGCACTGGTATTTTCATGGCTTGTTATAA
- a CDS encoding carbon monoxide dehydrogenase beta subunit family protein, which translates to MLTPDSGMGLKFGHIVEEERALEAMAHSMFTRKNATIFPGPMVLWAWNEHAADKAKAVLELAAQIPDVLIIPMPDYRPKYPKVEPEEVINPNHPNLTIWGNKIEACIFIGVHCHYANLTLKMIRAGTNCWTSAICAEQGHEDAMFTVRDSDAAKIRRAAAVFKRVREEMGIKLPENSNNVRFTGLQSKVHGGKTHTNPLDFSIESPVDGNAAAFGHKAEHMQKEA; encoded by the coding sequence GTGCTGACTCCAGACTCAGGAATGGGCCTAAAGTTTGGGCATATTGTTGAGGAAGAACGGGCGTTGGAAGCTATGGCGCATTCGATGTTCACAAGGAAGAATGCCACCATTTTTCCTGGGCCAATGGTCTTATGGGCATGGAATGAACATGCTGCGGATAAGGCGAAGGCGGTCTTGGAGTTAGCCGCCCAAATTCCTGACGTATTGATTATTCCGATGCCAGATTATAGACCAAAGTATCCTAAAGTTGAGCCAGAAGAAGTCATCAACCCTAATCATCCCAATCTTACGATATGGGGTAATAAGATTGAGGCTTGTATCTTTATTGGTGTGCATTGTCACTATGCTAATTTGACCCTCAAAATGATCCGAGCTGGAACAAATTGCTGGACTTCTGCAATTTGCGCGGAACAAGGCCATGAGGATGCCATGTTCACAGTTCGAGATTCTGATGCCGCCAAAATTAGGCGAGCCGCAGCCGTGTTTAAGAGAGTGCGGGAAGAAATGGGGATCAAATTGCCAGAAAATAGCAATAATGTTCGTTTTACCGGACTACAATCCAAGGTCCATGGTGGCAAAACACACACCAATCCACTGGATTTCAGTATAGAAAGCCCTGTTGATGGGAACGCGGCGGCGTTTGGCCATAAAGCTGAACACATGCAAAAAGAAGCATGA
- the surE gene encoding 5'/3'-nucleotidase SurE, with protein sequence MKPGRILVTNDDGIGSPGILALAKAMKALGQVWVVAPEKTQNAVGRGMTLHKPLRVRQIRPRWYAVNGTPADCVTLAICKLLETNVPVLVVSGINKGWNLGDDVTNSGTVAGALEGMLHGIPSLAVSLEDCPKASYAMAAHYAVQLAERILKSGLPEGTILNVNVPGSRMEAIAGLQFTSLSQRRYHKPVVEKIDPRGVSYFWIAGERQSWARKKPSDHDAMEKNLVSVTPLHLDLTDYVALNRLKSWVKTFSPKKGTHVSSVRKLTKIKRD encoded by the coding sequence GTGAAACCGGGAAGAATTCTCGTAACCAATGATGATGGCATTGGTTCGCCTGGCATTCTGGCCCTTGCCAAAGCCATGAAGGCATTGGGACAAGTTTGGGTTGTCGCCCCAGAGAAAACACAGAATGCAGTAGGGCGGGGGATGACGCTGCATAAACCATTGCGGGTAAGGCAAATTCGGCCGCGGTGGTATGCCGTGAATGGGACTCCGGCAGATTGTGTCACTCTGGCCATTTGCAAGCTTTTAGAAACGAACGTGCCTGTTCTTGTGGTCTCGGGAATTAATAAGGGGTGGAATCTGGGAGATGACGTCACCAACTCGGGTACGGTGGCAGGCGCGTTGGAAGGCATGCTCCATGGTATTCCATCCCTGGCAGTGTCCTTAGAAGATTGCCCAAAAGCATCCTATGCAATGGCTGCCCATTATGCGGTTCAACTGGCGGAGCGGATTTTAAAATCAGGTTTGCCGGAAGGGACGATTCTCAATGTGAATGTTCCTGGCTCAAGAATGGAAGCGATTGCCGGCCTACAGTTCACGAGTTTGAGCCAACGACGGTATCATAAGCCAGTGGTGGAAAAAATTGACCCCAGGGGAGTGTCCTATTTCTGGATCGCTGGGGAACGACAATCGTGGGCCAGAAAAAAACCCTCCGACCATGATGCGATGGAAAAGAACCTGGTTTCAGTCACTCCTTTGCATTTAGATTTAACGGATTACGTGGCGCTCAATAGGCTGAAGAGTTGGGTAAAAACTTTTTCACCCAAAAAAGGAACTCATGTTTCATCTGTTCGGAAATTGACGAAAATAAAAAGGGATTGA
- a CDS encoding prepilin-type N-terminal cleavage/methylation domain-containing protein, with product MNKQIPGISKWSQQGYTLVEVVVALGLSLLTVSVVYALYIQELKAQGVREHVLDMQQQARVVVDLVTREILMAGYDPRGVNHDSDLTNDFEGITYDPGKLSIKADLNGNGFISDANESIVFVYDATTHLLRRNTGGGNQPFGEDIEAFVIDYLDQGGNPTTNSKAIRQVGISVTARTSRPDPQYAKNGGYRTVTLHSRITVRNRQS from the coding sequence ATGAATAAGCAGATACCAGGTATTTCAAAATGGTCCCAGCAGGGATATACGCTTGTTGAGGTTGTGGTTGCCCTGGGACTGAGTCTCCTGACGGTGAGTGTGGTCTATGCCCTGTATATTCAAGAACTCAAGGCTCAGGGCGTGCGAGAGCATGTCTTGGACATGCAGCAACAGGCTCGTGTGGTGGTAGATTTGGTGACCAGGGAAATCCTGATGGCCGGCTATGATCCCCGAGGAGTGAATCATGATTCCGATCTTACAAATGATTTTGAAGGCATCACGTATGATCCAGGCAAGCTCTCTATTAAGGCCGATTTGAATGGAAATGGCTTCATCAGCGATGCCAATGAATCAATCGTTTTTGTCTATGATGCCACGACCCACCTGCTCCGGCGTAATACCGGTGGAGGTAATCAACCGTTTGGTGAGGACATTGAAGCGTTTGTCATAGACTATCTTGATCAGGGTGGAAACCCTACCACGAATTCCAAAGCCATACGACAAGTGGGAATTTCGGTGACAGCTCGAACGTCACGGCCTGATCCACAGTATGCCAAGAACGGTGGATATCGAACAGTAACTCTCCACTCCCGAATTACGGTAAGAAATAGACAATCATGA
- a CDS encoding thiamine pyrophosphate-dependent enzyme: protein MSLDYVKFTPGFGKFMPKEYRDMVEHGPFGKKTSVSQVGTFKEILEEHPMCAGCAMTLFIRLAIIAFPNPEDTITVGTAGCGRLAISQAAIPFVYGNYGDQNGVASGLSRGLRLRFGDKPKDVVVMAGDGGMADIGFAQTLHSWFRKEKFTTIMLDNEVYGNTGGQESGMTNKGQVLKMAPLGKKFEKMDMLGMAKVAGCAYVATVVPNNPRRVESVIKKAVLIAREVGPTYIQAYTSCNIEYAIPTDKVMEDAKDVENDRYAFSEYLTDEAKQHLAELYGYKEYLPKPAAAVTKG, encoded by the coding sequence ATGAGTCTCGATTACGTAAAATTCACGCCAGGTTTCGGAAAATTTATGCCAAAAGAATATCGGGATATGGTCGAGCATGGTCCATTTGGAAAGAAGACTTCTGTGTCGCAAGTGGGGACGTTTAAAGAGATCTTAGAGGAACATCCTATGTGTGCAGGGTGTGCGATGACGTTGTTTATCCGATTGGCTATCATTGCCTTCCCTAACCCGGAAGACACGATTACCGTCGGGACAGCAGGATGTGGGCGTCTGGCCATTTCCCAGGCGGCTATTCCTTTTGTCTATGGGAATTATGGTGATCAAAATGGGGTGGCCAGTGGGTTGTCTCGTGGACTGAGATTGCGTTTTGGTGATAAACCCAAAGACGTTGTGGTAATGGCCGGAGACGGAGGAATGGCTGACATTGGTTTTGCGCAGACGTTACATTCCTGGTTTCGAAAAGAAAAATTTACGACCATCATGTTGGATAACGAGGTTTATGGGAATACGGGTGGTCAAGAAAGCGGAATGACCAACAAGGGCCAAGTTTTGAAGATGGCCCCTTTGGGCAAAAAATTTGAAAAGATGGATATGTTAGGTATGGCCAAGGTTGCAGGGTGTGCCTATGTGGCAACAGTGGTTCCCAACAACCCAAGAAGAGTAGAGAGTGTCATTAAGAAAGCGGTTTTGATTGCACGAGAAGTGGGCCCAACGTATATCCAAGCCTATACCTCCTGTAACATTGAATATGCAATTCCAACAGATAAAGTGATGGAAGATGCCAAAGATGTTGAGAATGATCGTTATGCATTTTCTGAATATCTTACGGACGAAGCCAAGCAGCATTTAGCTGAATTATACGGATATAAAGAGTATCTCCCGAAGCCAGCAGCTGCAGTAACAAAAGGGTAG
- the cysS gene encoding cysteine--tRNA ligase encodes MSIVLYNTQTKKKDIFVPLIPGQISMYVCGVTVYDDCHLGHARSALTFDMIRRYFEFAGYKVKYVRNFTDIDDKILNRAKQEDVPWQEISHRYIQNFHRDMGALGIRKPSAEPRATEHIQDILHMVEGLIHKGVAYQLEGDVYFSVKNFSSYGQLSGKKLEELQAGARIEVNTRKQDPMDFALWKTAKPGEPGWDSPWGKGRPGWHIECSAMSVAELGPTFDIHGGGKDLIFPHHENEIAQSSAYTGKEFARFWVHNGFVTVDKEKMSKSLGNFFTIREIFDKSPHSEPVTAECLRYLFLSTHYRNDLSFSDHSINEAKAALDNFYGLFQRLEESSSKPEIESAQDWETPFKDFTEKFTLAMNDDFNTPKALGAFNEIRGTINRLLGKGLSDNSQKIILETLKVYGETLGLFQITVSKWNLIVGSLGVAKSEETALPINGIVGTTDKWIEEKIRLRNEARAQKDFSTADTIRKELAEQGIILEDRSDGTTRWKR; translated from the coding sequence ATGTCGATTGTTCTCTATAACACCCAGACCAAGAAAAAGGATATCTTTGTTCCGTTGATCCCAGGGCAGATCAGCATGTACGTCTGCGGTGTGACCGTCTACGATGATTGCCATCTAGGCCATGCTCGAAGTGCACTGACTTTCGACATGATCCGACGCTATTTTGAATTTGCTGGCTACAAAGTGAAATATGTGAGGAACTTCACCGATATCGACGACAAAATCTTAAATCGTGCCAAACAAGAAGATGTCCCCTGGCAGGAAATCAGCCACCGGTATATTCAGAATTTTCACCGAGACATGGGGGCATTGGGCATTAGGAAGCCCTCCGCAGAACCTCGAGCCACCGAACATATTCAGGATATACTTCACATGGTTGAAGGCTTGATTCACAAGGGCGTGGCCTATCAGCTAGAAGGGGATGTCTATTTTTCCGTCAAGAATTTTTCCTCTTATGGCCAACTGTCCGGAAAAAAATTGGAAGAACTACAGGCCGGCGCCAGGATTGAGGTTAATACCCGAAAACAAGATCCCATGGATTTTGCCTTATGGAAAACTGCAAAGCCTGGTGAACCTGGATGGGACAGCCCCTGGGGAAAGGGACGTCCTGGGTGGCATATCGAATGCTCGGCGATGTCAGTGGCTGAGCTAGGCCCCACCTTTGATATTCATGGTGGGGGTAAGGATCTCATATTCCCTCATCATGAAAATGAAATTGCCCAATCCTCTGCCTATACGGGCAAGGAGTTTGCGCGGTTTTGGGTACATAACGGGTTTGTGACCGTGGACAAAGAAAAAATGTCAAAATCGCTTGGCAATTTTTTCACTATACGCGAGATTTTTGACAAATCGCCGCATTCCGAACCCGTTACCGCTGAATGCCTACGTTATTTGTTTTTATCAACACATTACCGAAACGATCTGAGTTTTTCAGATCATTCCATCAACGAAGCAAAAGCAGCATTAGATAATTTTTATGGATTATTTCAACGGCTTGAGGAATCTAGTTCTAAGCCTGAAATTGAGAGTGCCCAGGATTGGGAAACTCCTTTCAAAGACTTTACTGAGAAATTCACATTGGCCATGAATGATGATTTTAATACACCAAAGGCCCTGGGAGCATTTAATGAAATTCGAGGCACTATTAATAGATTGCTTGGCAAGGGACTGTCTGATAATTCGCAGAAAATCATCTTGGAAACCCTTAAAGTCTATGGGGAAACCCTGGGTCTATTTCAAATTACAGTGAGTAAATGGAATTTAATTGTAGGCAGCCTGGGAGTGGCTAAATCTGAGGAGACCGCTCTTCCTATCAACGGCATTGTTGGTACAACTGATAAATGGATCGAAGAAAAAATCCGCCTACGCAATGAAGCCCGTGCCCAGAAAGATTTTTCTACCGCCGATACCATCAGAAAAGAATTAGCCGAACAAGGCATCATCCTGGAAGACCGATCCGATGGCACCACACGATGGAAGCGATGA